In Nitratireductor basaltis, the following are encoded in one genomic region:
- a CDS encoding tripartite tricarboxylate transporter TctB family protein, with protein MSKKMSDGISGVVILLFAILMYSSLPGPGETVVAGLDMSLAPRLVALILGGLSLMLLAMTFLPYKGLGTSTGDDEEEVPQHRFAYPGRLIATAVLIIAAAALFEWLGFVLTSVIYIFAQCYILTYDPGTFRIVRTAVIAVAFPVAVYLMFWHWLSMPLPKGIL; from the coding sequence TTGTCGAAAAAGATGTCTGACGGGATCAGCGGCGTGGTCATATTGCTGTTTGCGATCCTGATGTATTCGAGCTTGCCCGGACCCGGAGAAACCGTGGTCGCGGGACTCGACATGAGCCTGGCGCCACGGCTGGTGGCCCTGATCCTCGGTGGCCTGAGCCTGATGCTGCTGGCCATGACTTTCCTGCCCTACAAGGGGCTTGGCACCAGCACCGGTGACGACGAGGAAGAAGTTCCGCAGCACCGGTTTGCCTATCCTGGCCGGCTGATTGCTACTGCCGTTCTCATCATTGCCGCGGCAGCACTGTTCGAGTGGCTCGGTTTCGTGCTGACCTCGGTGATCTACATTTTCGCGCAGTGCTACATCCTGACCTACGACCCAGGCACGTTCAGAATCGTGCGTACCGCTGTCATCGCTGTCGCCTTCCCCGTCGCCGTCTATCTGATGTTCTGGCACTGGCTTTCGATGCCGCTGCCCAAGGGCATCCTTTGA
- a CDS encoding tripartite tricarboxylate transporter permease: MMFDVFLQGAAAALDIYCVLLVFGGVALGIVFGSVPGLTASMGLILCLPLTFTMPALHGLSLLCGLFIGGISGGLIPAILMNLPGTPGSVATLFDGYPMAMKGEAKKALSAAVLFSFLGTLFGIIVLAIFAPMLARFALRFTPFEYFAVSFFALSLIASLSAGSMIKGFISGVIGIAFAMVGMSPVGGIERMTAGQVDLQSGFAMVPFLVGLFAISELLHDAGKGPARATMHKLGTTTKEIGLKLADVMGNIRTWFVASTVGTGIGILPGIGVSTAGLTGYLAAKKTSRRGDQYGTGIVDGVAASESANNACIGGALVPLLALGIPGDTVASILLGAFIMNNIQPGPLLFLTQGELVYGIFTSLVIASVAMAVFMFALMPVFIRIVRTPKNVLMPLVVVMCLVGAFGLNNRAFDVWSMVMFGGLGFALRTFGFPLQPAVLGFILGPIVETNFYRALTASKGDYSEFLIRPISGTFLALSLIFIALPLFSALYTRFRPVNQS, from the coding sequence ATGATGTTTGATGTCTTCCTGCAGGGCGCCGCGGCCGCGCTTGATATCTACTGCGTACTTCTCGTTTTCGGTGGGGTCGCGCTGGGCATCGTCTTCGGCTCCGTCCCGGGGCTAACCGCCTCGATGGGCCTTATCCTCTGCCTGCCGCTGACCTTTACTATGCCCGCGCTGCACGGTCTGTCGCTACTTTGCGGCTTGTTCATCGGTGGCATCTCCGGCGGATTGATCCCGGCGATCCTGATGAACCTTCCAGGCACGCCGGGATCGGTGGCGACACTGTTCGACGGCTATCCCATGGCGATGAAGGGCGAAGCCAAGAAGGCGCTCAGCGCGGCGGTGCTGTTCTCCTTTCTCGGGACCCTGTTCGGCATCATCGTGCTGGCGATCTTTGCACCGATGCTGGCCCGCTTCGCGCTCAGATTCACGCCGTTCGAATATTTTGCCGTTTCGTTCTTCGCACTCTCGCTGATCGCCAGCCTGAGCGCGGGCTCGATGATCAAGGGGTTCATCAGCGGCGTGATCGGTATCGCCTTTGCCATGGTGGGAATGAGCCCTGTCGGCGGTATCGAGCGGATGACCGCTGGTCAGGTGGATCTGCAGAGCGGCTTTGCCATGGTCCCGTTTCTGGTGGGTCTCTTCGCGATTTCCGAACTGCTCCATGACGCGGGCAAAGGCCCGGCCCGGGCCACGATGCACAAGCTGGGAACGACGACCAAGGAGATCGGGCTGAAGCTGGCCGATGTCATGGGCAACATCCGCACCTGGTTCGTCGCATCCACGGTCGGCACAGGTATCGGCATCCTGCCGGGAATTGGCGTCAGCACAGCGGGGCTTACCGGCTATCTGGCAGCCAAGAAGACTTCCCGTCGTGGCGATCAGTACGGAACCGGCATCGTCGATGGGGTTGCGGCGTCGGAAAGCGCGAACAATGCCTGCATCGGCGGTGCGCTGGTGCCCCTGCTGGCCCTGGGCATTCCAGGCGATACCGTTGCCTCGATCCTGCTGGGCGCCTTCATCATGAACAACATCCAGCCCGGTCCGCTGCTCTTCCTCACCCAGGGTGAGCTGGTCTACGGCATCTTTACTTCGCTCGTCATCGCATCGGTTGCCATGGCCGTGTTCATGTTCGCACTGATGCCGGTATTCATCCGCATTGTCCGTACGCCCAAGAACGTGCTGATGCCACTCGTCGTGGTCATGTGCCTGGTCGGTGCCTTCGGTCTCAACAACCGTGCATTCGACGTCTGGTCGATGGTGATGTTCGGTGGGTTGGGCTTCGCGCTGCGAACCTTCGGGTTTCCGCTCCAGCCGGCGGTTCTGGGGTTCATCCTCGGACCGATCGTCGAGACCAACTTCTATCGCGCCCTTACCGCGTCGAAGGGGGACTACAGCGAATTCCTCATACGTCCGATCAGCGGCACATTCCTTGCGCTGTCGCTCATCTTTATCGCGCTTCCCTTGTTCAGCGCGCTCTACACCCGCTTTCGCCCGGTCAACCAAAGCTGA
- a CDS encoding Bug family tripartite tricarboxylate transporter substrate binding protein, translating into MKLKTLKTLALAAIPALGLATAGPAVAQEYPSEPIQLVIPYNPGGDTDLLGRIFATQLERVLGSTVVPVNVAGASGSIATTKVYKAEPDGYTMLFHHSGVLGSMLTKAIDFSFDDLTVLGSVGMSEGSIWVTSASSPYQNMEDLVEAAKANPGTVKNGINFGSQTHVHAAAFEEAAGVEMHNVDVGGIGEKIVSILGQHVDVSEVQVGAVQSYLESGDMRALGTPAAQRFSGLPDVATFQEQGIDVAMPDRLFWVALPPNAPAEVVEKLTAALAELGESEELAKEYAKVQMTPRFISAQETVDYLNNEFEFNSKYEDIFLSKK; encoded by the coding sequence ATGAAGCTGAAAACACTCAAGACACTTGCCCTGGCGGCCATACCCGCGCTTGGCCTCGCAACCGCCGGACCAGCGGTCGCCCAGGAATATCCTTCCGAGCCGATCCAACTCGTTATCCCATACAATCCGGGCGGCGACACCGATCTGCTCGGCCGGATCTTCGCAACCCAGCTCGAGCGGGTTCTTGGAAGTACCGTTGTTCCCGTCAATGTTGCGGGTGCTTCCGGCAGCATCGCGACCACCAAGGTCTACAAGGCGGAGCCGGACGGCTACACCATGCTGTTCCACCATTCGGGCGTGCTTGGCAGCATGCTCACAAAGGCCATCGACTTCAGCTTCGACGACCTGACCGTCCTTGGCTCCGTCGGCATGTCCGAGGGATCCATCTGGGTGACCTCGGCCAGCTCGCCCTATCAGAACATGGAAGATCTGGTGGAAGCCGCCAAGGCAAATCCGGGCACTGTTAAGAACGGCATCAACTTTGGAAGCCAGACGCATGTCCATGCCGCCGCTTTCGAAGAGGCAGCAGGTGTTGAAATGCACAATGTGGATGTCGGCGGCATCGGTGAAAAGATCGTCAGCATTCTCGGTCAGCATGTCGATGTATCCGAGGTTCAGGTAGGCGCAGTTCAGAGCTATCTGGAAAGTGGCGACATGCGTGCGCTCGGTACCCCTGCCGCGCAGCGCTTCAGCGGCCTGCCGGATGTTGCGACCTTCCAGGAACAGGGGATCGACGTGGCTATGCCCGATCGTCTGTTCTGGGTGGCTCTGCCGCCGAACGCACCTGCCGAGGTGGTTGAAAAGCTGACCGCAGCACTTGCCGAGCTTGGTGAGAGCGAAGAATTGGCAAAGGAATATGCCAAGGTTCAGATGACGCCCCGGTTCATCTCCGCACAGGAGACGGTCGATTACCTGAACAACGAATTCGAGTTCAACTCGAAGTACGAAGATATCTTCCTCTCGAAGAAATAA
- a CDS encoding DUF6282 family protein: MNFSYIHGACAALCLCVAQSAAFAQVAATNDNPVHGAIDFHVHTSPDVSSRNLTDIELARIAARYEMGGLVLKNHVTMTADRAALVNATVPEIEVFGGIVLNYAVGGLNAAAVQTMAKMSGGRGKVVWFPTSDSAFHRATKTQKTGGITVFENGELSQATEEVLAAVKEHDLVLETGHLSPEEVLAVIRRANELGIDKIVVTHAMAENPGLDIAQMKEAASLGAHLELIYLDHLGTPTAHMQWLRDRRPNSIANMAAAVKEVGAEHFILASDLGQTGNPIHPDGMVELINGLMAEGIPRSDIDMMVRENPGKLLGL; the protein is encoded by the coding sequence ATGAATTTCAGCTACATCCACGGCGCCTGTGCCGCGCTGTGTCTTTGCGTCGCGCAATCTGCTGCTTTCGCGCAAGTTGCAGCCACGAATGACAACCCGGTACATGGAGCAATTGACTTCCATGTTCATACGTCACCGGATGTTTCCTCGCGCAACCTGACCGACATCGAACTGGCCAGGATCGCGGCCCGCTACGAAATGGGCGGTCTGGTGCTCAAGAACCATGTCACAATGACCGCAGACCGGGCTGCTCTGGTCAATGCCACGGTGCCTGAAATCGAGGTCTTTGGCGGCATAGTCCTCAACTACGCTGTCGGTGGCCTCAACGCAGCCGCAGTCCAGACCATGGCAAAAATGTCGGGTGGTCGCGGCAAGGTGGTCTGGTTCCCGACCAGTGACTCGGCATTCCACCGCGCAACCAAGACGCAGAAGACCGGGGGGATAACTGTCTTCGAGAATGGTGAACTCTCGCAGGCAACCGAAGAGGTTCTTGCTGCTGTCAAGGAACATGACCTGGTCCTTGAGACCGGCCACCTTTCACCCGAAGAGGTTCTGGCAGTGATCCGCCGGGCCAATGAACTGGGCATCGACAAGATCGTTGTCACGCACGCGATGGCGGAAAATCCGGGCCTCGACATTGCGCAGATGAAGGAGGCCGCAAGCCTCGGTGCGCATCTGGAGCTGATTTACCTGGATCATCTTGGCACCCCCACTGCCCATATGCAGTGGCTTCGCGATCGCCGGCCGAATTCCATCGCCAACATGGCCGCCGCGGTAAAGGAAGTGGGAGCAGAGCACTTCATACTGGCCAGCGATCTGGGACAGACGGGAAATCCCATTCATCCCGATGGGATGGTGGAATTGATCAACGGTCTGATGGCCGAGGGTATTCCGCGGAGCGACATCGATATGATGGTACGGGAAAATCCCGGCAAATTGCTGGGGCTCTGA
- the acnA gene encoding aconitate hydratase AcnA — protein sequence MTLNSFDLISDMTGARFIDLPKAVQLFPQLGEMPLSIRILFENLARHENGESITSDQLERLARGKARGLEIDFHPARVIMQDSAGMPALIDMAMLREKAGEQGIDPAALNPQVPADLIIDHSIMAHHSRGQDAILRNQAREFAENRERFAFMKWAQKKMDNLTVIPPGRGIIHQINIEYLADVVSGRQMHGKRWLFPDTVIGTDSHTTMVNGIGVLGWGVGGIEAEAVMLGEAISMLVPPVIGVHLRGELPPGVLATDLALTLTEALRKFDVVGAIVEFFGPGVTSLSVADRATIANMSPEFGSTSALFPVDQLTIEYLRLTGRSGERVAAVEEYCRRTGLWFDASARPRFDDVMEFDLSSVRRTVSGPSRPEQGRDIGAIPAVMDETAGREVKSRNGVSDGDIVIAAITSCTNTSNPEAMIAAGLLARNARLRGLTVNPRIKCSLAPGSRAVMHYLRAAGLDADLSALGFNLTAFGCTTCVGNSGEIDAEVASAVAEGDLCVSAILSGNRNFEARIHPLVKANFLASPPLVVAYALSGTMRTDLSVIGTDPEGKTVSLAELWPSAEEVDRLLRKVVVRDGFTSSYRDLTRGDENWEGLEVTGGDTFGWLNDSTYIQRPPFFDLPANFAGTGKILDAARPLLVLGDSVTTDHISPVGTIARDSEAAAYLLERGVEQKEFNNYGGRRGNHNIMARGTFANLRIKNEMIDGVGPRTLVMPEGLETTIFNAAANYAERGEQMVVVAGRRYGAGSARDWAAKGTRLLGVRVVLAESFERIHRSNLVRMGVLPLQFVEGEGRIALGLAAEDRFSIEAGCDTLEPGGKVSVSVIGPDNVMRLRFSAICRADTREELRYLREGGILPSVAKRLFMNQGV from the coding sequence ATGACACTGAACAGCTTTGACCTGATCTCCGACATGACGGGCGCACGGTTCATCGATCTGCCGAAGGCTGTGCAGCTTTTCCCGCAGCTGGGGGAGATGCCGCTTAGCATCAGGATCCTGTTTGAAAACCTCGCCCGACATGAAAACGGCGAGTCCATCACCAGTGATCAACTGGAGCGTCTCGCGCGCGGAAAGGCGCGAGGGCTGGAAATCGATTTTCATCCCGCGCGGGTCATCATGCAGGACAGTGCCGGCATGCCCGCACTGATAGACATGGCGATGCTGAGGGAGAAGGCGGGGGAGCAGGGCATTGATCCCGCTGCGCTGAACCCGCAGGTGCCGGCCGACCTGATCATCGACCACTCGATCATGGCTCATCATTCGCGCGGCCAGGATGCAATTTTGCGCAACCAGGCACGGGAGTTTGCCGAGAACCGGGAACGTTTCGCCTTCATGAAATGGGCCCAGAAGAAGATGGACAACCTGACCGTGATCCCGCCAGGGCGCGGGATCATTCACCAGATCAATATCGAATATCTGGCGGACGTCGTGTCAGGCCGCCAGATGCACGGCAAGCGGTGGCTGTTTCCAGACACGGTCATCGGCACCGACAGCCACACGACGATGGTCAATGGTATCGGTGTTCTGGGCTGGGGCGTTGGGGGTATCGAAGCCGAAGCGGTGATGTTGGGAGAAGCCATCTCCATGCTGGTTCCGCCGGTGATCGGCGTGCATCTGAGAGGCGAACTGCCCCCGGGAGTGCTTGCAACCGACCTTGCCCTCACGCTCACCGAGGCGCTACGGAAGTTTGACGTGGTCGGGGCGATCGTCGAGTTTTTTGGGCCCGGTGTTACCTCCCTCTCGGTTGCCGACAGGGCAACCATTGCCAATATGAGCCCGGAATTCGGGTCCACCTCGGCTCTCTTCCCGGTCGATCAGTTGACCATAGAGTATTTGCGCCTCACCGGCCGGTCCGGAGAGAGGGTCGCGGCGGTGGAGGAGTATTGCCGCCGCACCGGCCTGTGGTTCGATGCATCGGCCCGCCCCAGATTCGATGACGTGATGGAGTTCGATCTTTCGAGCGTCCGTCGCACCGTTTCGGGTCCTTCGCGCCCCGAACAGGGCCGCGACATTGGTGCGATTCCTGCCGTCATGGATGAGACTGCAGGGCGGGAGGTCAAGAGCCGCAACGGTGTCAGCGATGGCGACATCGTCATTGCTGCCATAACCTCATGCACGAATACCTCCAATCCGGAAGCGATGATTGCAGCGGGTCTCCTGGCACGCAATGCTAGGCTGCGCGGACTGACGGTGAACCCGCGCATCAAGTGCTCCCTCGCGCCGGGTTCGCGAGCGGTTATGCACTATCTGCGTGCAGCCGGGCTGGACGCAGACCTGTCTGCGCTGGGCTTCAACCTGACAGCCTTTGGCTGCACCACTTGCGTCGGCAATTCGGGCGAAATCGATGCCGAGGTTGCAAGCGCAGTCGCGGAGGGTGACCTCTGCGTCTCGGCAATCCTCTCCGGGAACCGCAATTTCGAAGCGCGGATCCATCCGCTGGTGAAAGCCAACTTCCTCGCTTCGCCGCCTCTCGTTGTGGCCTATGCCCTTTCGGGTACAATGCGAACGGACCTCTCGGTAATCGGCACCGATCCTGAAGGCAAAACTGTCAGTCTGGCTGAACTGTGGCCCAGCGCCGAGGAGGTCGACAGGCTTCTCCGCAAGGTGGTAGTTCGGGACGGCTTCACCTCCTCCTATCGCGATCTCACGCGCGGGGACGAGAACTGGGAAGGCCTGGAGGTCACCGGCGGTGATACATTCGGCTGGCTGAACGACAGCACCTATATCCAGCGCCCGCCGTTCTTCGACCTGCCGGCAAACTTTGCAGGGACTGGCAAGATCCTCGACGCTGCCCGGCCTCTGCTGGTGCTCGGGGATTCCGTGACGACAGACCACATCTCTCCGGTGGGCACCATTGCACGCGACAGCGAAGCGGCCGCCTATCTTCTCGAACGTGGCGTGGAGCAGAAGGAATTCAACAATTACGGCGGACGCCGAGGCAATCACAACATCATGGCGCGGGGCACCTTCGCCAATCTGCGGATCAAGAACGAGATGATCGATGGTGTCGGTCCGCGCACGCTGGTGATGCCGGAGGGGCTTGAGACAACCATCTTCAATGCCGCCGCAAACTATGCCGAACGCGGCGAGCAGATGGTGGTCGTTGCGGGTCGCCGCTACGGAGCAGGCTCGGCCCGGGACTGGGCTGCCAAGGGGACGCGGCTTCTGGGCGTCCGGGTCGTGCTGGCGGAAAGCTTCGAGCGTATCCACCGCTCCAATCTGGTCCGGATGGGGGTTCTGCCGCTGCAGTTCGTTGAGGGAGAGGGCCGCATAGCGCTCGGACTTGCAGCTGAAGACCGGTTCTCGATCGAAGCCGGTTGCGACACTCTGGAACCGGGAGGAAAGGTATCGGTCTCGGTTATCGGGCCCGATAATGTCATGCGACTTCGGTTTTCGGCGATATGTCGGGCGGATACCAGGGAGGAACTTCGCTACCTGCGCGAAGGCGGCATCCTGCCGAGCGTCGCCAAACGGCTATTCATGAATCAGGGTGTGTAG
- a CDS encoding GntR family transcriptional regulator gives MSETEGTVERTYRRLKEMAASYEFKPDSRLNESELSKRLDTSRTPLREALNRLVAEGFLTFKSGKGFFCRSLKPAEIMDLYEARAAIECEAAALAAIRANAEDIAELEKFLENSKPDYKPGTSPVELVRLDEEFHTRLTALSGNAEMVRMLGNMNGRIHFVRLIDLKTLCERNGPDVVTTEPHKRILEAVKRRDPDAARAEMAKHIERRLESITENVRNAFAELYTP, from the coding sequence ATGAGTGAGACTGAAGGCACGGTGGAGCGCACCTACCGCCGATTGAAGGAGATGGCGGCAAGCTATGAGTTCAAGCCCGATTCCCGGCTGAACGAAAGCGAGCTTTCAAAGCGCCTGGACACGAGCCGCACACCGTTGCGCGAAGCGCTGAACCGCCTTGTCGCGGAAGGCTTTCTCACCTTCAAGAGCGGCAAGGGCTTCTTCTGCCGTTCACTGAAACCTGCTGAGATCATGGATCTTTATGAGGCACGCGCAGCAATTGAGTGCGAAGCCGCAGCCCTCGCCGCCATTCGTGCGAATGCAGAAGATATCGCCGAGCTGGAAAAATTTCTCGAAAACTCCAAGCCTGACTACAAACCCGGCACTTCACCGGTTGAACTTGTCCGACTGGATGAAGAGTTTCACACGCGCCTGACCGCTCTTTCCGGCAACGCGGAAATGGTGCGCATGCTCGGCAACATGAATGGGCGCATCCACTTCGTTCGCCTGATCGACCTCAAGACCCTTTGCGAACGGAACGGTCCGGACGTGGTGACGACCGAACCGCACAAGCGGATACTCGAAGCGGTAAAGCGTCGCGATCCGGATGCCGCGCGTGCGGAAATGGCAAAGCACATCGAGCGCAGGCTGGAATCCATCACGGAGAATGTCCGCAATGCATTCGCTGAGCTCTACACACCCTGA